A genomic stretch from Rhinatrema bivittatum chromosome 9, aRhiBiv1.1, whole genome shotgun sequence includes:
- the LOC115099560 gene encoding YLP motif-containing protein 1-like: MAQAQAQPVLLRKPNFLPGEVHMLVEHVMRQRDMLYGPQSRTVGAYAKEQIWRRIRHTVNSVFHHNRSIAELMHKWRDIRRVVKRKQARRLPEGGRSRITFTASEQLVLGTLSEAAVGGVGHLDSMRRAGQQGEPDDEQPGPAPRPQHQYRRLQVLRDSSEEEEGEDRQRVEQPEEEQQGEEPDEPLAEVEPDVQQDSSASDHPEPQADQVTGPAETLVRQGTAILDAISGLSDIIQKEGSALRLTVREGYERLEGGLQAICRATDRQTEVWMELVKRLPTVQPPPPIQPPPPVQPPPPVAPWPWMPPYPWMPPAHAGAPEVVPPPVAPAPQPPAGYVWMAPPPAPAVPPPPPPPPRAGELLPLAIPSCSHAPDVAQAPMPSEGSVSSGRSPLRRSTRVGQSRLSEARRRGRAKK; encoded by the exons ATGGCTCAGGCACAGGCACAACCTGTGCTTCTCAGGAAGCCCAACTTCTTGCCAGGGGAGGTGCACATGCTGGTGGAGCATGTCATGAGGCAGAGGGATATGCTCTATGGCCCACAGTCACGTACGGTGGGTGCATACGCCAAGGAACAAATATGGAGGCGCATCAGGCATACTGTTAATTCGGTGTTCCACCACAACCGCAGTATTGCCGAACTGATGCACAAATGGCGGGACATTCGGCGAGTGGTAAAGCGGAAGCAGGCCAGGCGACTTCCTGAAGGTGGCAGGAGCCGCATCACGTTCACAGCCTCGGAGCAGCTGGTTCTGGGAACCCTATcggaggcagctgtgggtggcgTTGGCCATCTCGACTCCATGCGCCGTGCAGGGCAGCAAG gggagccagatgatgagcaaccCGGACCTGCCCCTAGGCCCCAACACCAGTACCGGCGTCTGCAGGTGCTCCGTGACtcctcggaagaggaggagggggaagaccGGCAGCGCGTGGAGCAgcctgaggaggagcagcagggagAGGAACCGGACGAACCGCTCGCTGAGGTGGAACCTGATGTTCagcaggacagcagtgcgtcCGACCATCCTGAGCCCCAGGCCGACCAGGTTACCGGGCCGGCAGAGACACTTGTACGGCAGGGCACCGCCATCTTGGATGCCATCTCTGGCCTGTCGGACATAATCCAGAAGGAAGGCAGTGCCCTCCGTCTCACTGTCAGGGAGGGGTATGAGCGCCTTGAGGGGGGCCTCCAAGCCATTTGCCGGGCCACAGACCGGCAGACGGAGGTGTGGATGGAGTTGGTTAAGCGCCTGCCTACCGTACAGCCCCCGCCTCCCATACAGCCCCCGCCTCCCGTACAGCCCCCGCCACCAGTGGCTCCATGGCCATGGATGCCTCCATACCCATGGATGCCACCTGCCCATGCAGGGGCCCCTGAGGTGGTACCTCCACCTGTGGCACCAGCACCTCAGCCTCCTGCAGGCTATGTGTGGATGGCACCCCCGCCTGCACCTGCtgttccacctcctcctccaccaccaccacgagCTGGAGAGCTGTTGCCCCTGGCTATTCCCTCATgtagccatgccccagatgtgGCCCAGGCACCTATGCCCTCTGAGGGCAGTGTCAGCAGTGGCCGGAGTCCCCTGCGCCGCAGTACCCGGGTGGGCCAGTCTCGGCTTTCCGAGGCTCGTAGGAGGGGACGGGCAAAGAAGTGA